One genomic segment of Ricinus communis isolate WT05 ecotype wild-type chromosome 5, ASM1957865v1, whole genome shotgun sequence includes these proteins:
- the LOC107261689 gene encoding pentatricopeptide repeat-containing protein At5g42450, mitochondrial-like, translated as MKNTLKTLLAINPATHFKTYAQTCVSLLKNLTNQGLIRDGSALHAHLFKTGISSEQYISIKLLIMYLNYRKSAEADQISKDFDGFDLVVHNCMISANVQRGNLDEARKLFDEMPQTNEISWTALISGFMKYGRVRESMWYFERNPFQNVVSWTAAISGYVQNGFSVEAMKLFIKLLESEVKPNKVTFTSVVRACANLGDFGLGMSVLGLIVKTGYEHDLAVSNSLITLCLRMGEIHLAREVFDRMEEKDVVSWTAILDLYVEMDELGEARRIFDEMPQRNEVSWSAMIARYCQSGYPEESLRLFCRMIQEGFKPNISCFSSILSALASVEALQAGMNIHGHVTKIGFEKDVFVSSSLIDMYCKCGETKDGRFLFDTILEKNMVSWNAMVGGYSLNGHMEEAKYLFNIMPVRNNVSWSAIIAGHLDCEQFDEMFEVFNEMILLGEIPNKSTFSSLLCACASTASLDKGKNLHGKIVKLGIQCDTYVGTALTDMYAKSGDIESSKKVFNRMPKKNEVSWTAMIQGLAESGLAEESLTLFEEMEKTSSIAPNEVMFLAVLFACSHSGLVDKGLWYFNSMEAVYGLKPKGRHFTCVVDMLSRAGRLFEAEEFIYSMPFQPETNAWAALLSGCKTYKNEELAERVAGKLWEMAEKNCAGYVLLSNIYASAGRWRDVLKVRKLMKAKGLKKSGGCSWVEIRDRVHSFYSEDGAHSQSAEIYEILELLGYEMKCLLFRK; from the coding sequence ATGAAAAATACTCTTAAAACTCTATTAGCTATAAATCCAGCAACCCATTTCAAAACGTATGCACAAACTTGTGTTTCTCTCTTAAAAAATCTCACTAACCAAGGTTTAATCAGAGATGGGAGTGCCCTTCATGCCCATTTATTCAAAACGGGTATTTCCTCGGAGCAATATATATCGATTAAGCTCTTGATTATGTACTTAAATTATCGGAAATCAGCTGAGGCTGATCAGATCTCGAAAGATTTTGATGGGTTTGATCTTGTTGTACATAACTGTATGATTTCTGCTAACGTACAACGGGGGAATCTTGATGAAGCTCGTAAGTTGTTCGATGAAATGCCGCAAACAAATGAGATTTCTTGGACGGCTTTAATTTCGGGGTTTATGAAATATGGAAGAGTGAGAGAATCAATGTGGTATTTTGAAAGAAACCCATTTCAAAATGTGGTTTCTTGGACTGCAGCGATTAGTGGGTATGTGCAAAATGGTTTTAGTGTTGAAGCTATGAAACTATTTATCAAACTTCTTGAATCTGAGGTCAAACCAAATAAAGTCACATTTACCTCTGTGGTTAGAGCTTGTGCAAATTTAGGTGATTTTGGATTGGGAATGAGCGTTTTGGGCTTGATAGTTAAAACCGGATATGAACATGATTTAGCAGTTTCTAATTCTCTGATTACGTTATGCTTGAGAATGGGTGAAATACACTTGGCTAGGGAAGTGTTTGATAGGATGGAGGAGAAAGATGTTGTTTCTTGGACAGCAATACTAGACTTGTATGTGGAAATGGATGAACTGGGAGAAGCTAGAAGAATTTTTGACGAGATGCCACAAAGAAACGAGGTTTCTTGGAGTGCAATGATAGCAAGATACTGTCAGAGTGGTTACCCTGAAGAGTCGTTGAGACTCTTCTGCCGTATGATTCAAGAAGGGTTCAAGCCAAATATATCTTGTTTCTCTAGTATTCTAAGTGCATTGGCTAGTGTTGAAGCCTTACAAGCAGGAATGAACATCCATGGACATGTTACAAAAATTGGGTTCGAAAAAGACGTTTTTGTCAGTAGCTCTCTCATTGATATGTACTGTAAATGTGGAGAAACTAAGGATGGGCGCTTCCTATTCGATACgattttagagaaaaatatggTTTCATGGAATGCTATGGTTGGAGGGTATAGTTTGAATGGCCATATGGAAGAAGCAAAGTATTTGTTCAATATCATGCCGGTGCGCAACAATGTTTCCTGGAGTGCTATAATTGCTGGTCATTTAGATTGTGAACAATTTGATGAAATGTTTGAGGTCTTCAACGAAATGATTTTGTTAGGAGAAATTCCAAACAAATCCACATTCTCTAGCTTGCTTTGTGCTTGCGCAAGCACAGCATCTTTGGACAAGGGTAAGAACCTACATGGAAAGATAGTTAAACTTGGGATTCAATGTGATACTTATGTGGGGACTGCTCTTACTGACATGTATGCAAAATCTGGGGATATTGAGAGCTCTAAGAAGGTTTTCAATAGAATGCCCAAGAAGAATGAAGTTTCTTGGACTGCGATGATTCAAGGGCTTGCAGAAAGTGGTCTTGCAGAGGAATCTCTTACTTTGTTTGAGGAAATGGAGAAGACCTCATCTATTGCTCCGAATGAGGTCATGTTCTTGGCAGTTCTGTTTGCTTGTTCTCACTCCGGATTAGTTGATAAAGGACTCTGGTATTTTAATTCGATGGAGGCCGTTTATGGACTGAAGCCTAAAGGAAGACACTTTACTTGCGTTGTAGATATGCTATCTCGAGCAGGGCGTCTCTTTGAAGCGGAGGAGTTTATATATTCCATGCCATTTCAACCGGAAACTAATGCATGGGCAGCTTTATTAAGCGGCTGTAAGACTTATAAAAATGAGGAGTTAGCTGAGAGAGTGGCCGGGAAACTTTGGGAAATGGCAGAGAAAAACTGTGCAGGATATGTACTGCTGTCAAATATATATGCCTCAGCTGGAAGATGGAGGGATGTTTTAAAAGTTAGGAAACTAATGAAGGCAAAGGGATTGAAAAAGAGCGGTGGTTGTAGTTGGGTTGAGATTAGAGATCGAGTCCATTCTTTTTATTCAGAAGATGGAGCTCACTCCCAGTCAGCTGAGATTTATGAGATCTTAGAGCTCCTAGGATATGAAATGAAATGCTTgttatttagaaaatag